One segment of Parvularcula sp. IMCC14364 DNA contains the following:
- a CDS encoding DEAD/DEAH box helicase: MHNELRMATSELAAFLEHMLPDFADDWWQKYVIDRLSFQQQRIIEEKRLSAVRDLDLAALLRVLDQNWFEISNKLKWPREGRNWVKELQTVRNKWAHASAEEAHPSEVYRDADTLERLLSMIDASKASLEAATAVKNSAIASMTNNSKIDDVEEAPKPATAEPEAPLNLFRVGDLVTLRSDNSVMVPVIEVVLGGPEIRYRVFQDGAKATYYESQLQAVKDTDDNPPEISIEEFKARLTALHLLSPSTANLFSLRSGRVNFVPYQYRPVLKLIKSDRPRLLIADEVGVGKTIEAGLVIKELRARMDISSILVICPKALVAERKWQTEMKRFDEDFTHLEGKLLRHCLQETDLEGEWPDKYGKSILPFSLFDSELIFGNGDRRKKDRGLLALDTAPEFDLVIVDEAHHIRNSDTFLHQGVRYFCDNAKAVLLMTATPVQLGSSDLFTLLNVVRPDLVIDEASFEQMAAPNGYINEAIRLCREKSVGWQQEATDQLREAAQTEWGRLFLREETSFQEAFDKLHEAEIADKDRVMLTRTLEELYTFSSIINRTRRRDIGEFTTRKPQTLTVEFTDEQRDLHDALLDIIAKILARCHGQQNVKFMMTTIRRQAASCLYGLAPLLSDILERKLDQLEVIESNDIDDEIDLSFLDQVRSEIEELLDKAKSLNPEDGKVEAFIGALKDKAALENNKALVFSTFRHTLAYLAKHAELAGLRYGLVHGDVRDEERADLRRRFALPKEEDGALDVLLSSEVGCEGLDFQFCDLLVNYDLPWNPMRVEQRIGRIDRYGQRSEAVSIINLVTPGTVDADIYQRCLWRIGVFHHAVGGSEEILGEITQEIHDIAESFILSDEEREKKLQQLADNSIRRVREEQDLEEKESELFGLNVPKQSWREDIENAESEWLSPTSIKRCVSKYLQSKTGSDTDPLSGDKPLRTLRISQEVRNALLSDFRKFKRSNDTLSRSWEKWLKGGFPSITITFDQEVASDNPSAVHLTVLHPLVRQAAHFLEMDEAMYCSLEVSEGLPPGEYKFALYRWSKHGIKPDEQLVAVAGDPEVEAALLNVLHKAVEPIISVSQSAQDFDELDSLHHSKWSAAQADHIAENQKLAEHRVQSLSVSHRARVRTLEEQLAKATNERIRRMKEAELARANADFDRRVTELRNAGNTGDVRAAPIMLGTISVRS; encoded by the coding sequence ATGCACAACGAATTAAGAATGGCGACATCCGAGCTTGCGGCATTTCTAGAGCACATGCTTCCGGATTTCGCGGATGATTGGTGGCAGAAATACGTCATTGATAGGCTGAGCTTTCAGCAACAGAGAATTATTGAAGAAAAGCGTCTATCGGCAGTTCGCGATCTCGATCTGGCGGCGCTGCTCAGAGTCCTAGACCAAAATTGGTTTGAAATCTCAAATAAACTGAAATGGCCGCGCGAAGGAAGAAACTGGGTGAAGGAGCTACAAACGGTCCGCAACAAGTGGGCCCATGCCTCCGCAGAGGAGGCACATCCAAGCGAGGTTTACAGAGATGCTGACACGCTTGAGCGTTTGCTCTCAATGATAGATGCCTCCAAGGCATCGCTTGAAGCAGCTACTGCCGTAAAGAACTCTGCCATTGCTTCCATGACAAATAACTCAAAGATCGATGACGTCGAAGAAGCACCTAAACCGGCAACGGCGGAGCCTGAAGCTCCCCTTAATCTTTTTAGAGTGGGTGATTTAGTTACACTACGCTCTGACAACAGCGTCATGGTGCCAGTAATAGAAGTTGTCCTTGGTGGCCCCGAGATACGCTACCGGGTTTTTCAAGATGGTGCGAAAGCCACTTACTATGAGAGCCAGCTCCAGGCAGTCAAAGACACAGATGACAACCCGCCTGAAATCTCTATTGAGGAGTTCAAGGCACGTCTGACGGCTCTGCATCTCTTGTCACCATCGACAGCGAACCTCTTCTCGCTGCGGTCTGGTCGCGTGAATTTCGTTCCCTATCAGTACCGGCCAGTACTTAAGCTGATAAAGTCTGACCGGCCACGGCTCTTGATCGCTGACGAGGTGGGCGTTGGTAAAACCATCGAAGCGGGCCTTGTTATCAAAGAGCTCCGTGCACGAATGGACATCTCTTCTATTCTTGTGATTTGCCCGAAGGCACTTGTTGCTGAGCGCAAGTGGCAAACCGAGATGAAGCGTTTTGACGAGGACTTCACACATCTTGAAGGAAAGCTCCTTCGGCATTGCCTGCAAGAGACTGATCTAGAAGGCGAATGGCCAGATAAGTATGGGAAATCCATCTTGCCCTTCTCGCTCTTTGATTCTGAGTTAATCTTCGGCAATGGCGACCGACGGAAGAAGGATAGGGGCCTGCTTGCCCTTGATACGGCACCCGAATTCGATTTGGTCATAGTTGACGAGGCACACCACATAAGGAACTCAGACACTTTCTTACACCAAGGTGTTCGGTATTTCTGTGACAATGCCAAAGCTGTGCTGCTTATGACGGCGACACCCGTTCAACTCGGCAGCTCTGATCTCTTTACGCTCTTGAATGTCGTCCGCCCGGACTTGGTCATTGATGAGGCCAGCTTTGAGCAGATGGCGGCTCCTAACGGATACATCAATGAAGCAATCCGGCTATGCCGGGAGAAGTCTGTCGGATGGCAGCAGGAGGCAACAGACCAGTTGCGCGAGGCTGCACAAACAGAATGGGGACGCCTGTTCCTTAGAGAAGAGACAAGCTTTCAAGAGGCATTCGACAAGCTGCACGAGGCAGAAATTGCCGACAAAGATCGTGTCATGCTTACGCGTACTCTTGAAGAGCTCTACACATTCAGCTCGATCATCAATCGGACGCGCCGCCGCGATATCGGAGAATTCACAACACGTAAGCCGCAGACACTCACGGTAGAATTCACGGACGAACAACGAGACCTGCACGATGCTCTCCTGGATATCATTGCCAAGATTCTGGCGCGCTGCCACGGGCAGCAGAACGTCAAATTCATGATGACGACGATCCGCAGACAGGCTGCCAGTTGCCTTTATGGCTTGGCGCCACTCCTGTCTGACATCCTAGAGCGAAAGCTCGATCAACTCGAAGTTATCGAAAGCAACGACATTGACGATGAGATCGACCTGTCTTTCCTCGACCAGGTTAGATCTGAAATTGAGGAGCTTCTCGACAAGGCGAAGAGCCTTAACCCAGAGGACGGTAAGGTTGAAGCCTTCATTGGTGCCCTCAAAGACAAGGCTGCACTGGAAAACAACAAGGCGCTAGTCTTCAGCACATTTCGGCACACACTGGCATATCTTGCCAAACACGCGGAATTAGCAGGGCTTCGCTACGGATTGGTGCACGGCGACGTTCGTGATGAAGAACGCGCTGACCTTAGACGGCGCTTTGCGCTCCCCAAAGAAGAAGATGGTGCCCTAGATGTACTCCTGTCGTCAGAGGTAGGCTGTGAGGGTCTAGATTTCCAGTTCTGTGACCTGCTCGTAAATTACGACCTTCCCTGGAACCCAATGCGGGTCGAGCAGCGGATTGGCCGTATAGACCGCTACGGGCAAAGGAGCGAAGCCGTCAGTATCATCAACCTGGTGACCCCAGGAACGGTTGATGCTGACATCTATCAGCGCTGCCTTTGGAGGATCGGCGTATTCCATCACGCTGTGGGCGGCAGTGAAGAAATACTCGGCGAGATCACTCAGGAAATCCACGATATCGCTGAGAGCTTCATACTATCCGACGAAGAGCGCGAAAAGAAGCTTCAGCAACTCGCCGACAATAGCATTCGGCGCGTGCGCGAAGAACAAGACCTTGAGGAAAAGGAGTCCGAGCTGTTTGGATTGAACGTGCCAAAGCAGTCTTGGCGAGAGGATATCGAGAACGCCGAAAGTGAATGGCTTTCACCGACATCAATAAAACGTTGCGTGTCCAAATACCTACAATCCAAAACCGGCTCGGACACTGACCCACTGTCAGGTGACAAGCCGCTAAGGACGCTACGGATTAGTCAGGAGGTGCGAAATGCGCTGCTTTCAGATTTCAGAAAATTCAAACGAAGCAATGATACCCTTTCTAGAAGCTGGGAGAAGTGGCTGAAAGGTGGCTTTCCTAGCATCACAATAACCTTTGATCAGGAGGTGGCATCGGATAATCCCTCCGCAGTTCACCTCACGGTATTGCACCCGCTTGTCCGTCAAGCAGCACATTTCCTTGAGATGGATGAGGCGATGTATTGCTCGCTGGAAGTCAGCGAAGGGCTTCCTCCCGGTGAGTACAAGTTCGCGCTCTACCGATGGAGCAAGCACGGCATCAAACCCGATGAGCAGCTTGTAGCTGTTGCCGGTGACCCAGAGGTTGAAGCAGCCTTGCTGAACGTACTTCACAAGGCCGTCGAGCCGATCATCTCGGTTTCACAGTCGGCACAAGACTTCGATGAACTCGACAGCCTTCACCACTCAAAGTGGTCGGCAGCGCAAGCTGATCATATTGCCGAGAACCAAAAGCTGGCCGAGCACCGCGTTCAGAGCCTTTCAGTCAGCCATCGCGCAAGGGTCCGAACCCTTGAAGAGCAACTCGCGAAGGCAACAAATGAACGCATACGGAGGATGAAAGAAGCCGAGCTAGCGCGCGCCAATGCAGACTTCGATCGCCGAGTGACTGAATTGCGGAACGCAGGCAACACCGGGGACGTTAGGGCCGCTCCAATCATGCTGGGCACTATCTCCGTCAGGAGTTAA
- a CDS encoding septum formation initiator family protein, which produces MLKLRNLLLNTFLPAVCVLGIAYNCLIAINGEEGIRARALVNERLQEKQAELEELRLVRAQLENRADLLSRQKLDPDALDEAARQMLGYAAPGEYALSRQEFERILREGSAARSK; this is translated from the coding sequence ATGCTTAAATTGCGCAACTTGCTGTTGAATACATTTTTGCCTGCTGTCTGTGTACTGGGCATTGCGTATAACTGCCTCATTGCGATCAACGGTGAGGAAGGCATACGCGCGCGCGCGCTTGTCAATGAGCGCCTTCAGGAGAAGCAGGCAGAACTGGAAGAATTGCGCCTTGTGCGCGCCCAGTTGGAAAACCGTGCTGATCTGTTGTCACGGCAAAAGCTCGACCCTGATGCGCTGGACGAAGCAGCCCGGCAGATGCTCGGATATGCAGCACCGGGGGAATATGCCTTATCAAGACAGGAGTTTGAGCGTATTTTGCGCGAGGGCTCAGCTGCCAGATCGAAATAA
- the pdhA gene encoding pyruvate dehydrogenase (acetyl-transferring) E1 component subunit alpha yields the protein MAKATATPKKSNLTATGEELLSYYKDMLLIRRFEEKAGQLYGMGHIGGFCHLYIGQEAVVVGMEAVKKEGDQVITGYRDHGHMLACGMSANGVMAELTGREGGYSKGKGGSMHMFSSEKKFYGGHGIVGAQIPLGAGLAFANKYRGNDSVSLTYFGDGASNQGQVFEAMNMAQLWKLPVVFIIENNQYAMGTSVKRSHSETHLYKRGASFGIPGEEVDGMDVLAVREAGRGAMEHARTGKGPFVLEMKTYRYRGHSMSDPAKYRTRDEVDNIREHSDPLKRCESYIYDGKHATEEELKAIDKEIKKVVKESADFALESPEPAPEELYTDIFA from the coding sequence ATGGCCAAAGCTACCGCGACGCCCAAAAAGAGCAATCTGACCGCCACCGGCGAAGAGCTTCTGTCCTATTACAAGGATATGTTGCTGATCCGGCGCTTTGAAGAAAAGGCTGGCCAGCTCTACGGCATGGGGCATATCGGCGGTTTCTGCCATCTCTATATTGGTCAGGAAGCTGTCGTCGTGGGCATGGAGGCCGTCAAGAAAGAAGGTGACCAGGTTATCACCGGTTATCGGGATCATGGTCATATGCTGGCCTGCGGAATGAGCGCCAATGGCGTGATGGCAGAGCTGACCGGCCGCGAGGGCGGATACTCCAAGGGCAAGGGGGGCTCCATGCACATGTTCTCCAGCGAAAAGAAATTTTATGGCGGCCACGGTATTGTCGGGGCGCAAATCCCGTTGGGAGCTGGCCTGGCTTTTGCCAACAAGTATCGCGGTAATGACAGTGTCAGCCTGACATATTTTGGCGACGGTGCTTCCAATCAGGGGCAGGTGTTTGAAGCCATGAATATGGCGCAGCTCTGGAAGCTGCCTGTGGTCTTCATTATCGAGAACAACCAGTATGCCATGGGCACTAGCGTCAAGCGGTCACACTCTGAAACACATCTCTATAAAAGAGGCGCCAGCTTTGGCATCCCCGGTGAAGAGGTTGATGGTATGGATGTGCTGGCCGTTCGTGAGGCAGGCCGAGGCGCGATGGAACATGCACGTACCGGAAAGGGGCCTTTTGTCTTGGAGATGAAAACCTACCGCTATCGCGGTCACTCAATGTCAGATCCGGCAAAATACCGAACACGCGATGAAGTTGATAACATCCGGGAGCACTCGGACCCGTTGAAACGATGCGAGTCATATATCTATGATGGCAAGCACGCGACCGAAGAAGAGCTCAAGGCGATTGACAAGGAAATCAAGAAAGTCGTGAAGGAATCGGCAGATTTCGCACTCGAAAGCCCGGAACCGGCACCTGAAGAGCTTTATACGGATATTTTTGCCTGA
- a CDS encoding SDR family oxidoreductase, which yields MSNTDTPFKDNLMAGKVCFLSGATSGINRQIAVRFAKQGATIYVVSRSLDKVNDTVAELEALGIKAAGKNVDVRSYPDVEEAINDCLEKFGQIDMVLAGQAGNFPAGAAQMSANAFKSVIDIDLLGTFNVCRAAVEHLNRTDGNIIAITAPQATRPWLYQSHVCAAKAGVNMLIKCLALEWGPSGIRVNAISPGPIADTEGMKRLAGTAEMLEQTTNSLALRELGTKDDIADAALWLCSPAARYVTGTIIEVEGGTSLGDASGALKL from the coding sequence ATGTCCAATACAGATACACCGTTCAAAGATAACCTGATGGCTGGCAAGGTGTGTTTCCTGTCAGGGGCGACCAGCGGGATCAATCGCCAGATCGCTGTGCGCTTTGCGAAACAGGGTGCCACGATCTATGTGGTCAGCCGCAGTCTCGACAAGGTGAATGATACGGTTGCTGAACTGGAGGCTTTGGGCATCAAGGCAGCGGGCAAGAATGTCGATGTGCGATCCTACCCGGATGTTGAAGAGGCCATAAATGACTGTCTCGAAAAATTCGGGCAGATCGATATGGTTCTCGCTGGTCAGGCTGGAAACTTCCCGGCGGGTGCCGCTCAGATGTCTGCCAATGCGTTCAAATCCGTGATTGATATTGATCTTCTCGGCACATTCAATGTCTGTCGTGCCGCGGTCGAGCACCTGAACAGGACAGATGGCAATATCATCGCCATCACGGCCCCTCAGGCGACCAGACCATGGCTGTACCAGTCGCATGTTTGTGCCGCGAAAGCCGGTGTTAACATGCTGATCAAATGTCTGGCGCTGGAATGGGGGCCGTCAGGCATTCGGGTGAACGCAATTTCCCCGGGGCCGATTGCGGATACCGAAGGGATGAAACGCCTCGCCGGAACCGCGGAAATGCTGGAGCAGACCACCAATAGTCTGGCCCTGCGGGAACTTGGCACGAAGGATGATATTGCAGATGCAGCCTTGTGGCTGTGCAGCCCTGCGGCAAGATATGTCACCGGCACCATCATAGAGGTTGAAGGCGGTACATCCCTTGGGGATGCGTCGGGCGCGCTAAAGCTCTAG
- a CDS encoding pyruvate dehydrogenase complex E1 component subunit beta yields the protein MPTPFLMPALSPTMEEGTLSKWLVKEGDTISSGDIIAEIETDKATMEVEAVDEGVIGKIVVTEGSENVKVNDTIAIILEEGESAADIDSAAATKSSADNESVQSAPEQKEPAASPQASRPAFEAKPEIDIPEGTKMVETVVRDALRDAMAEEMRLDEDIFVMGEEVAEYQGAYKVTRELLQEFGERRVVDTPITEYGFAGIGVGAAFAGLKPIVEFMTWNFAMQAIDHVINSAAKTRYMSGGQMGCPIVFRGPNAAASRVAAQHSQDYSAWYGSVPGLIVIAPYSAADCKGLLKAAIRNPNPVVFLEHELLYGDKGDVPDMEDFVLPIGKAKVVREGADLTISAHSRGVMFALAAAELLAEDGISAEVVDLRTIRPLDTETVINSVRKTNRLVTVEESWAPFGVGAEVAWQVTQNAFDYLDAPPARVTQEDTPLPYAANLEALSLPNADKVVAAAKSVLYL from the coding sequence ATGCCAACGCCGTTCCTGATGCCAGCCTTGTCCCCCACCATGGAAGAGGGGACATTATCAAAATGGCTCGTCAAGGAAGGGGACACTATCTCGTCGGGCGATATTATTGCCGAGATAGAAACCGACAAGGCCACGATGGAAGTTGAGGCCGTCGACGAGGGTGTTATCGGCAAGATCGTTGTTACCGAGGGCTCAGAAAACGTCAAAGTCAACGATACGATTGCGATTATTCTCGAAGAGGGAGAAAGCGCTGCCGACATTGATAGCGCGGCAGCCACAAAATCGAGTGCTGATAACGAGTCTGTGCAGTCTGCACCTGAGCAAAAAGAACCCGCCGCTTCTCCTCAAGCCTCAAGGCCTGCATTCGAAGCAAAGCCTGAAATTGACATCCCCGAGGGCACCAAAATGGTTGAAACGGTTGTGCGTGACGCCCTGCGCGATGCCATGGCCGAAGAAATGCGTCTGGATGAAGACATCTTCGTGATGGGCGAAGAAGTGGCGGAATATCAAGGCGCCTACAAGGTTACGCGCGAGTTGTTGCAGGAATTCGGAGAGCGACGCGTCGTTGATACGCCGATCACCGAATATGGCTTCGCCGGTATTGGTGTGGGCGCGGCGTTCGCGGGGTTGAAGCCGATAGTAGAATTCATGACCTGGAATTTTGCCATGCAGGCGATCGACCATGTGATCAACTCGGCGGCAAAAACGCGCTATATGTCTGGTGGTCAGATGGGCTGCCCGATTGTGTTTCGCGGGCCAAATGCCGCCGCCTCTCGTGTGGCCGCCCAACACAGCCAGGATTATTCGGCCTGGTATGGCAGCGTGCCAGGGCTGATTGTCATCGCGCCATACTCAGCAGCTGACTGCAAAGGTCTTCTCAAGGCGGCTATCCGCAACCCGAATCCGGTCGTCTTTCTGGAGCATGAACTGCTTTACGGCGACAAGGGTGACGTGCCCGATATGGAAGACTTTGTTCTGCCGATTGGCAAGGCAAAGGTTGTGCGGGAAGGCGCAGATTTGACAATTTCGGCGCATTCGCGCGGTGTGATGTTTGCGCTTGCAGCGGCTGAGTTGTTAGCTGAGGACGGTATTTCAGCTGAAGTGGTGGATTTGCGCACCATACGCCCGCTGGATACGGAAACTGTGATCAATTCCGTGAGGAAAACCAACCGCCTTGTCACTGTCGAAGAAAGCTGGGCACCGTTTGGTGTCGGGGCGGAGGTCGCGTGGCAAGTTACGCAAAACGCGTTTGATTACCTGGATGCTCCACCAGCGCGGGTGACCCAGGAAGACACACCGCTACCATATGCAGCCAATCTTGAAGCCCTGAGCCTGCCAAATGCGGACAAGGTGGTCGCAGCCGCCAAATCTGTCCTCTATTTGTAG
- a CDS encoding serine protease has translation MRFISWILILLVVGVAAMIWLAPDTLIEKVDPVADRSRAWVEKNINRFRGNDGSEPVVAEQDTGDGQPSGQILAGPVIEAPVTATPELLATNLRETSFIANHPGKPDLPEIASITPEETVASFTTTRVQTIVGGVEDDIFEVPWLVGLRVHTERVFDGRLLIATELCGGGVYNSRWIVTAAHCVEGAFNEIEIIAGATDLDSPLAIRRVSQRAYIHAGYERNILREDIALIELAEPLPDFIPPAPWPTREEALMIPTVETVTGRGFGTTETGFASNSLRKVDLDVAESTLRVIRVADADGEVRGLCQGDSGTPVTAEIDGRTVIIGMVSFTEAVFGAENCSTPGFVAGLVSLEGYIDDIDSLVKFCSAEPEKCHETEVAVLQGETLAQDILVTEQPVQPALAGQQ, from the coding sequence ATGCGTTTCATAAGCTGGATATTGATACTGCTTGTCGTCGGGGTTGCTGCCATGATCTGGCTGGCACCGGACACGCTCATCGAGAAAGTGGACCCGGTTGCGGACAGATCGCGAGCCTGGGTCGAAAAAAATATCAATCGGTTCCGCGGCAATGATGGTTCTGAGCCGGTGGTTGCAGAGCAGGATACTGGTGACGGGCAGCCGTCCGGCCAGATACTTGCCGGCCCGGTCATTGAGGCACCTGTAACTGCTACACCAGAATTACTCGCAACGAATTTGCGTGAGACGAGTTTCATTGCCAATCATCCCGGCAAACCGGATTTGCCAGAGATTGCCTCAATCACACCGGAAGAGACAGTTGCCAGTTTCACGACAACGCGGGTGCAAACGATCGTCGGCGGTGTTGAGGACGATATATTTGAAGTGCCGTGGCTTGTTGGTCTGCGTGTTCATACCGAACGTGTTTTTGACGGACGCCTGCTGATTGCCACAGAATTATGCGGTGGCGGTGTTTACAACAGCCGCTGGATTGTGACGGCTGCACACTGCGTCGAGGGGGCCTTCAACGAGATAGAGATCATCGCCGGTGCTACCGACCTTGACAGCCCACTGGCAATTCGCCGGGTTTCCCAACGTGCCTATATTCATGCCGGGTACGAACGAAACATACTTCGTGAAGATATTGCCCTGATTGAACTCGCAGAGCCGCTGCCGGACTTCATTCCCCCGGCACCATGGCCAACCCGCGAAGAAGCTCTGATGATCCCGACTGTCGAGACCGTTACGGGACGAGGGTTTGGCACAACCGAGACCGGGTTTGCCTCCAATTCGCTGCGTAAGGTTGATCTTGATGTCGCCGAGTCGACATTACGGGTCATTCGCGTGGCGGATGCCGATGGCGAAGTAAGAGGGCTCTGTCAGGGGGACAGCGGCACACCGGTGACGGCTGAAATAGATGGTCGTACTGTGATTATCGGCATGGTCTCTTTCACTGAGGCTGTGTTTGGGGCAGAAAACTGCTCGACGCCGGGTTTCGTCGCAGGCCTGGTCAGTCTTGAGGGGTATATTGATGACATCGACAGCCTCGTCAAATTCTGCTCTGCGGAGCCTGAGAAATGTCACGAGACTGAAGTCGCTGTCCTGCAGGGGGAAACTCTGGCACAGGATATCCTTGTAACAGAACAACCGGTTCAGCCTGCTCTGGCTGGACAGCAATAA
- a CDS encoding pyruvate dehydrogenase complex dihydrolipoamide acetyltransferase has translation MPTPILMPALSPTMEEGTLARWLVKEGDEVSSGDVIAEIETDKATMEVEAVDEGKIGKILIDEGAEGVKVNETIAVLLEEGETEADIDLSASEKPENSTASAETSSKAETPAANGHDENAAAPSGNSQRRPDTSGADGDRVKASPLAKRMAENEGLDLGQLTGSGPHGRIVKRDIEKALKEGTGKASAASKAKPQQKAIASVPVAGALDERLYPVDSYEAIKNDGMRKTIAKRLGQSFNQEVPHFPLNIDCELDELLAFRKDINAMSPEKGEDGYYKISVNDLIIKASALALKRVPAANASYTDEAIIRHKHADIGVAVAIDGGLITPIVWKAETKGLVQISEEIKDMAGRAKSKKLKPEEYQGGTFSVSNLGMFGIKSFASIVNQPQGAIMSVGAGEQRPVVRDGALDIATVMTITLTCDHRVVDGAVGAEFLAAFKRFIKQPKTMLL, from the coding sequence ATGCCAACGCCCATCCTGATGCCTGCCTTGTCCCCGACCATGGAAGAAGGAACGCTTGCGCGCTGGCTGGTCAAGGAGGGGGATGAGGTGTCGTCCGGGGACGTGATTGCTGAAATCGAAACAGATAAGGCGACCATGGAAGTGGAAGCCGTTGATGAAGGCAAGATCGGTAAGATTCTGATTGATGAGGGCGCGGAAGGCGTAAAGGTCAACGAGACCATTGCTGTGCTACTGGAGGAGGGTGAAACAGAAGCAGATATTGATCTGTCTGCGTCTGAAAAACCGGAAAATTCAACCGCGTCAGCTGAGACATCCAGCAAAGCCGAGACACCGGCTGCAAATGGTCACGATGAAAACGCCGCTGCGCCCTCTGGCAACAGTCAGCGGAGACCCGACACGTCGGGTGCAGATGGTGATCGTGTCAAGGCATCTCCGTTGGCAAAGCGTATGGCGGAAAATGAGGGGCTCGATCTTGGGCAACTCACTGGTTCCGGTCCCCATGGACGCATCGTCAAACGCGATATTGAGAAAGCGCTAAAGGAAGGTACAGGGAAAGCATCCGCTGCGTCCAAAGCCAAACCGCAGCAAAAAGCGATCGCCTCTGTGCCTGTCGCCGGTGCACTGGATGAACGCCTCTATCCCGTAGACAGTTACGAAGCCATCAAGAATGATGGTATGCGCAAGACCATCGCCAAACGTCTTGGGCAAAGTTTTAATCAGGAAGTACCGCATTTCCCGCTCAACATTGATTGCGAACTGGATGAGTTGCTGGCGTTCCGCAAGGACATCAACGCCATGTCACCTGAAAAAGGTGAAGACGGCTATTACAAGATTTCAGTCAATGATCTGATTATCAAGGCATCCGCCCTTGCGCTAAAGCGTGTTCCTGCGGCTAATGCATCCTACACAGATGAAGCAATCATCCGTCATAAGCATGCAGATATTGGCGTCGCTGTTGCGATCGACGGTGGCCTGATAACACCGATCGTCTGGAAAGCAGAAACCAAGGGACTCGTCCAGATTTCAGAAGAGATCAAGGATATGGCGGGCCGGGCAAAATCCAAGAAACTCAAGCCGGAAGAGTATCAGGGCGGCACATTCTCAGTGTCCAACTTGGGCATGTTCGGCATCAAGAGTTTTGCCTCCATTGTGAACCAGCCGCAGGGCGCCATCATGTCGGTTGGGGCAGGGGAACAACGCCCGGTTGTCAGGGATGGCGCACTGGATATCGCGACAGTCATGACCATCACGTTGACCTGTGACCATCGCGTCGTCGATGGTGCTGTCGGGGCAGAGTTCCTGGCAGCATTCAAACGCTTTATTAAGCAGCCAAAAACAATGCTACTCTAG
- a CDS encoding haloalkane dehalogenase, which translates to MAIAALRTPEDRFENLPGWDFNPNYIDDLPGYEGLRMHYVDEGPADGVTFLCIHGEPSWSYLFRKMMPVFTAAGHRAVAVDMFGFGRSDKPSDDEVYTYHFHRNALLAFVEKMDLKNVCLVVQDWGGLLGLTLPMAAPDRYSRLIVMNTGLPGGEEAGEGFSAWRAFNRANPDLDVAGLMQRATPILSDDEAAAYAAPYPDQSYKGGVRRFPELVMMKEQGKDLTPLSAEGVETSLAARKFWSEDWAGESFMAIGMQDPVLGPPAMHFLRSIIKDCPEPLEVAEAGHFVQEWGGPIAEAALEQFGLK; encoded by the coding sequence ATGGCCATTGCTGCTTTGCGTACGCCGGAGGATCGGTTTGAAAATCTGCCCGGCTGGGATTTCAACCCAAATTACATTGACGACCTGCCCGGCTATGAGGGACTTCGGATGCATTATGTGGACGAGGGCCCCGCGGATGGGGTGACCTTTCTCTGCATTCACGGCGAGCCTAGCTGGAGCTATCTGTTTCGCAAGATGATGCCGGTCTTCACGGCAGCAGGACATCGGGCCGTGGCGGTTGACATGTTTGGCTTTGGCCGCTCTGACAAACCCTCGGATGATGAGGTGTATACGTATCATTTTCACCGCAACGCCCTTCTGGCTTTTGTGGAAAAAATGGACCTCAAAAATGTCTGTCTCGTTGTGCAGGACTGGGGCGGCCTTCTGGGCCTGACGCTTCCCATGGCAGCACCTGACCGGTATTCCAGACTGATTGTAATGAATACTGGTCTGCCCGGCGGCGAAGAAGCCGGTGAAGGGTTTTCTGCATGGCGCGCCTTCAACCGGGCGAACCCTGATCTTGACGTCGCGGGGCTGATGCAACGGGCAACCCCGATTCTGTCTGATGATGAGGCAGCAGCCTATGCAGCACCATATCCCGATCAATCCTATAAAGGCGGTGTACGGCGCTTTCCTGAACTCGTGATGATGAAGGAACAGGGCAAGGACCTGACGCCGCTTTCAGCTGAAGGCGTAGAAACCTCTCTGGCAGCACGCAAATTCTGGTCTGAGGACTGGGCGGGCGAAAGTTTCATGGCGATCGGGATGCAGGACCCGGTGCTGGGGCCTCCTGCCATGCATTTCCTGCGGTCGATTATCAAAGACTGTCCGGAACCGCTGGAAGTAGCAGAAGCGGGTCACTTTGTGCAGGAATGGGGTGGTCCCATCGCAGAGGCAGCACTTGAGCAGTTCGGCTTAAAATAG